In a single window of the Planctomycetia bacterium genome:
- a CDS encoding aminopeptidase yields the protein MKPRLQSPLRLLLSAVCLPALLLAAAGCDVEYLSHIAFGQLGVLVRIVPVDQALADPNLTDDERAKLAITQHVRRFGIHVVGLRGSYSYTVFDYNGMEPAVWVVSASAKESFTPFLWDYPIIGQYSTRGFFEMEYARRVAISLQDAGYDVFFGRAAGFSTLNFFADPVRQSNLQDDDAELVELILHEMTHQTIFKPNDGAYNEGMATFIGRTAAQEWFDLNYGVDSPQAMAARIRYADKAIIDLYVVAAYNRMAAYYGQAAARGDPPDVIIANRQVELDAALAAYSTTYEPQLADPEYWSFLRTSPFDNARLLAAIVYQGGLSDYEGVFVKVGRSFPDALAVYAEAANQPDSRAYLRAFAQSP from the coding sequence TTGAAGCCAAGATTGCAATCGCCGCTACGACTCCTGCTCTCCGCGGTCTGCCTGCCCGCTCTTCTTCTGGCCGCTGCAGGCTGCGATGTCGAATATCTCTCCCACATCGCCTTTGGGCAGCTCGGCGTTCTCGTCCGCATCGTGCCGGTCGATCAGGCGCTCGCCGACCCCAACCTTACCGACGACGAGCGGGCCAAGCTGGCCATCACGCAGCACGTTCGGCGATTCGGCATCCATGTCGTCGGCCTGCGCGGCTCATATTCCTACACGGTCTTCGACTACAACGGGATGGAGCCTGCTGTGTGGGTCGTTTCCGCCTCGGCGAAGGAGAGCTTCACGCCGTTTCTGTGGGATTACCCGATCATCGGGCAATACTCGACGCGCGGGTTTTTCGAGATGGAGTACGCCCGGCGGGTGGCGATCTCATTGCAGGATGCGGGATACGACGTTTTCTTCGGCCGTGCGGCGGGCTTTTCCACGCTCAACTTCTTCGCCGATCCCGTCCGGCAGTCGAATCTTCAGGACGACGACGCGGAGCTGGTCGAGCTCATCCTCCACGAAATGACCCATCAGACGATCTTCAAGCCCAACGACGGCGCCTACAACGAGGGGATGGCCACGTTCATCGGCCGCACGGCCGCTCAGGAGTGGTTTGACCTGAATTACGGCGTCGATTCGCCACAGGCCATGGCCGCGAGGATACGATATGCCGACAAGGCGATCATCGATCTCTACGTCGTCGCCGCCTACAACCGAATGGCCGCCTACTATGGCCAGGCCGCGGCGCGGGGCGACCCGCCGGATGTCATCATCGCCAACCGTCAGGTGGAACTCGACGCCGCCCTGGCCGCCTATTCGACGACCTACGAGCCGCAACTGGCCGACCCCGAATACTGGTCATTTCTGCGCACGTCGCCCTTCGACAATGCCCGGCTCCTGGCCGCGATCGTCTATCAGGGGGGGCTCAGCGACTATGAGGGGGTCTTCGTGAAGGTCGGCCGCAGCTTTCCGGACGCACTCGCCGTCTATGCCGAAGCGGCGAACCAACCGGATAGTCGAGCGTATCTAAGAGCATTCGCACAGAGCCCTTGA
- a CDS encoding AarF/ABC1/UbiB kinase family protein, producing the protein MSIATLPRTVRTFARLRVIAQVFSRHGFGHVVDRLQLGRYVPSINWIRKGKPDEEPAVDPLVAIGERIVKVCEELGPTFIKFGQIASTRPDIFPPQIITALEKLQDDVKPFPTEQARRIFREDTGVDIDKAFKSFIDTPFASGSIAQVHRAETHDGEQVVVKIKRPEIDDMIQLDMYVLEWMAERAEALFPELRPYHPKLVVDEFAQTIRRELDFVNEASTTSRFYEVFVDDPNIKTPRVHWELTGKASLTLEFMDGMHLREALGSAEGGNGSPAKGVDRAQLAHNLSECFLKQFFELGFFHADPHPGNMLIRPPAGVVLFDFGMIGRIDDELIGRLVISIIAIVKKEIEVLIDVLADLGAIGRNTDRLVLASDLRQMLEKYYGLPLHRLDLVIIFRELIETVRRNDVTLPRDFVALFKSLATVSGVVLQIDPELNLLELLQPKLSKLLRDRFSPRRLLRMAGMSTWHLFSILRDAPRFIRDTMRGMGRGQFQINIKHENLDHLASELDRSSNRIAFAMLVASTIISSTMLISIDASIFNMPIRYLGFVGYAITFVMAGGLLVAILRSGKLS; encoded by the coding sequence ATGTCAATTGCCACCCTGCCCAGAACCGTCCGGACATTCGCACGCCTTCGCGTGATCGCCCAGGTTTTCTCTCGGCACGGCTTCGGACACGTCGTCGATCGCCTGCAACTCGGAAGATATGTCCCATCGATCAACTGGATCCGAAAGGGTAAGCCTGACGAAGAACCCGCCGTCGATCCCCTCGTCGCAATCGGAGAGCGCATCGTCAAGGTCTGCGAGGAACTGGGGCCGACGTTCATCAAGTTCGGACAGATCGCCAGCACGCGGCCCGATATCTTTCCGCCGCAGATTATCACCGCCCTTGAGAAACTGCAGGACGACGTCAAGCCGTTTCCCACCGAGCAGGCCCGTCGCATCTTCCGGGAAGACACCGGGGTCGATATCGACAAGGCCTTCAAATCGTTCATCGATACGCCCTTCGCCAGCGGCTCCATCGCCCAGGTCCATCGCGCCGAGACACATGACGGCGAACAGGTCGTGGTAAAAATCAAGCGGCCCGAAATCGACGACATGATCCAGCTCGATATGTACGTCCTGGAATGGATGGCCGAGCGCGCCGAGGCCCTTTTCCCGGAACTGCGGCCTTATCACCCCAAGCTGGTGGTCGATGAATTCGCCCAGACGATTCGCCGCGAGCTCGACTTCGTCAACGAGGCGTCGACCACCAGCCGATTCTACGAAGTCTTTGTGGACGACCCGAACATTAAGACACCCAGGGTGCATTGGGAACTCACCGGCAAAGCCAGCCTCACCCTTGAGTTCATGGACGGCATGCACCTCCGCGAGGCGCTGGGGTCCGCCGAGGGGGGCAATGGCTCTCCGGCCAAGGGCGTCGACCGCGCGCAATTGGCCCACAATCTCAGCGAATGCTTCCTGAAACAATTCTTCGAACTGGGCTTCTTCCACGCCGACCCGCATCCTGGAAACATGCTCATCCGCCCGCCCGCCGGGGTCGTCCTGTTTGACTTCGGCATGATCGGCCGTATCGACGACGAGCTTATCGGCCGGCTGGTCATCAGCATCATCGCCATCGTCAAAAAGGAAATCGAAGTCCTCATCGACGTGCTGGCCGACCTCGGGGCCATCGGCCGCAACACCGACCGCCTCGTCCTCGCCTCTGACTTGCGCCAGATGCTGGAGAAATACTACGGCCTGCCGCTTCACCGGCTCGACCTCGTCATCATCTTCCGCGAGCTCATCGAAACGGTCCGCCGCAACGACGTCACCCTGCCGCGCGATTTCGTCGCCCTGTTCAAGTCGCTGGCCACCGTCTCCGGCGTCGTCCTGCAGATCGACCCCGAGCTGAACCTGCTCGAACTGCTCCAGCCCAAGCTCTCCAAGCTGCTTCGCGATCGCTTCTCGCCGCGGCGACTGCTCCGCATGGCGGGCATGTCCACCTGGCACCTGTTCAGCATCCTCCGCGACGCCCCGCGATTCATCCGGGACACCATGCGCGGCATGGGCCGGGGACAATTCCAGATCAACATCAAGCACGAGAACCTCGATCACCTGGCCAGCGAACTGGATCGATCGAGCAACCGCATCGCCTTCGCCATGCTGGTGGCCTCGACGATCATCAGCAGCACCATGCTGATCTCCATCGATGCCAGCATTTTTAACATGCCCATTCGCTACCTCGGCTTCGTCGGCTACGCCATCACCTTCGTGATGGCCGGCGGCCTGCTTGTCGCCATTCTCCGAAGCGGGAAGCTGTCGTAG